The genomic DNA AGCGCCTGCAGACGCCGCGCCTGAACGATGTGCTGTCGCCGATCATGCTCGCCACGTCCTCGCAACCCTGCTGCCAGTGTTACGGCGCTACGGTGTGGGCCGGCATCGATCGCCTGCTGATCGGCGCCAGCGCGGCCGACGTGGAAGAACTGACGCCCTTCGACGAAGGCCCGCTGCCGGCCGACTGGGTGGGCGAACTCAACAAGCGCGGTATCGAGGTGGTGCAGGGCCTCAACCGCGACGACGCGCGCGACGTGCTGCGCGCTTACGGAGAAGCCGATGGCGCACGCTACTGAAGCAGGCAATACCGCACCAGGCGTCGGCCTGCTGTGTCTGTGCCGGCAGGGCTTCGAGCCCGAGCTGGCGGCCGAACTGTCCGCACGCGCAGGCGAATTCGGCTTCGCCGGTTATGCCCGTACCCAGCGCAATGATGGCTATGTCCTTTTCATGTGCGACGAAGCCGCCGCACTCAGTCGGATGCTGTCCTGGCGCGAGTTGATTTTCGCGCGGCAGAAGCTGGTCGTATTGGCCGAGCTGCCGCAGTTGGATGCAGCCGACCGCATCACGCCGATGCTGGCGGTGCTGGGCGATGCACCTCGCTTTGGCGACCTGTGGGTGGAGCATCCGGATTCGGATGCGGGCAAGCCGCTGTCGGGCCTGTCGCGCGCGTTCGCCAACGCGCTGCGCCCCGCCCTGCGCAAGGCCGGCAAGCTGACCGACAAACCCAACGAGAAACTGCCACGCCTGCACGTGGTCTTCGTCGATGGCACCCATGCCTTCGTGTGCACGGCGTCACCCGCCGACAGCGCACCGTGGGCGCTGGGCATTCCCCGCCTGAAGCTGCTGCCCGACGCGCCGTCGCGTTCTGCGCTGAAGCTGGAAGAAGCCCTGCTCACCCTGCTGACACCCGAGGAGCGCGAGGCGCTGATGAAGCCAGGCATGCGTGCCGCCGACCTGGGCGCCGCTCCGGGTGGCTGGACGTGGGTGCTCACCCGCCAACACCTGAAGGTGCTAAGCATCGATAACGGTCCACTGCGCCAGCATGTGCTGGATACCGGCCTGGTCGAGCACCTGCGTGCCGACGGTTTCCATTGGCAGCCCGAACAGTCGCTGGACTGGATGGTCTGCGACATGGTCGAGCAGCCGCGACGCGTGGCCGAGCGCATGGCCACCTGGTTCCGCGAAGGCTGGTGCAAGCATGCGATCTTCAACCTCAAGCTGCCGATGAAGAAGCGCTGGGACGAAACCCGCCTGTGCCTGGACCTGTTCGAACAACAGGCGGGCAAGTCACTGGTCGTGCGCGCCAAGCAGCTCTATCACGACCGCGAAGAGATCACCGTGCTGGCCTCGCCACTGCGCTGATCCCTCCGCTCTTGCCGGCACTCCCGGTAGCGCCGAGCCATGCTCGGCGCTTCGTGCCAAGGATCGAGGTTGGCGAGTATCCGGGTCAAGAAAGGTACGGCGCCATCCGCTGCGCGTTGAGGATTTCACTGCGCACCGCGACCAAGGACCGGATCACCATGCGCGCAGCTTCGCTGCGGACATCGACCAGGAGCTCGTCCGACCCGCTGTACTCTTCCGTACCCGACAGCCAGCTGTTGCGCCAGGCTTGGCTCAGCTCATGTTCCTGCGCGGCGTATGCATTCTCGATGACATTGAGGCTCGATCTCAGATCCGACCTCGTGCAATCGCATCGCGCGTCATCGACCAGCCAGCCCTCGATTCGCGTACATGCCTGTTCTGCCGCGATCGATGGCCATATCTCACGTTGCCGCGCGTCTTTTACCTGTCGCAGTACGTCGCGCAGGCCGCCGACCAGGGCGGTCGATTCCGGCACGGGCGGCGATCTCGGGCGCAGGCCCACACACGACAAAAGCGCATCGATGAACCGGGTGCATTGATTTTCCTCGCGCGGGCGCTGCGCAGGCACTGAACGGCTTCGCTTCCGCAAGCCAGTGGGAAGGGCGATGGACGAGGCGATCTTCATGTCATCAGCGTCTGTTCGAGGTGTGCAATGTTCACTTCATGCGGGGTTGATAGATGTCGCGCAGCGTAGCGACTGCGGCGCTCAGGTCCGTTGCCCGATGTGCGTTGATGCTCCCCGCGTCAGCCGCTTGGGCCCGGGCCGTTTTCAGCTGCCCCTTGAGGTCCACTTCCAGATTGCGGATGGCTTGCACGATTTTTTTTGCTTGCATGTGCGGCTCGAGTTTCAGCCAAGCGTCGCCTGGGACTGCCGGCAGGCCGGCCGCGAAGCGCTCAAGCCGGTCCTGCGACCTAAGAGCGACTGCGCCAGCGCCCTTGAAGTCGAACGAATTGCTGACCGTCTCCAATGCTCTGGCGATCTGCGCTCGCTTCGTCAAGGGGTCGGCGACAATCGCTTTGGCCAGCTCTTTTTTTGCGTAGCTGACCGGTCGAAACGTCTGCAGAAGCACGCTGCTGATGCTCATGAGGGAGTGCACCTTGGGAAGGGAAAGTCATGCGACTATGCCCCGCATGCGTTCCGGCGGCTTTCAGAATCGCCGCGCGTCGCTTCCACCGTAGAGAAAGACCTCCATGAACTCCCGCACTCTCATTCTGCTTTGCCTGCTGGCTGCGCATCCCGCGCTTGCTCAATCCAATCGCCCGGCCCCGGCCGAAAGCCAGCCGTTGCGCGATGAAAGCGGCGTGGTACGCGCGCAGCCGCTGGCCGCCGGACGCGTGACCGGCAGCGTGGACATCGCCGTTCCGCTGGGCGAGACACCGGTGACGGTACGCTCGGTCACCCCCGCGAGTGCGTCGGGGCAGTACCGCATCCATTTCGCACATCTGGACGTCGACGGTGATGGCTTCATCAGCCGCGAAGAAGCGCAGGCCAATCCGTCGCTGGCCGACGAGTTCATCTCGCTGGACGTGAAGCGGCGCGGGAAGCTGGACCGGGACGATCTGGCGGGCTGGTTGCTGGACTGATGCAGAAGCCGCCGAGCATGGCTCGGCGCTACCGAGGCGTTCGCCTGCGTTGACGGCGTGCCGACGGTGCGTTCGCCTGCGTGACGGCGTACCGACGAGGCGTTCGCATGCATTGATGGCGTGCCGACGATGCGTTCGCCCGTGGCGACGCCGTGACGCCGAGCCGCGCTCGACGTCTGCCGCCGGACGAACCCGTCAGATACCCGCGGCGCGCTTCCAGAACAGCTGCAACAGCGGCGACAGCTTGCCCGTGCAGCCCAGCACGCGGCCACGCGCCAGGGTCAGGTGCAGCTCATCGTTGGAAAACATGCGGTTGATGCCATCGAAGCTGTAAGCCGCCACCGTATTGTCGCTGCGACGCTCACGCGCCCAGCGCTGCAGCCGTTGCGGCGACAGCTGCGGCTGCCCCCGACGCTGCACCGAGGGCGCAAGCCATCGCTGCAGGGCGGCGACGTCCCGCAGCCCCAGGTTGACGCCTTGCCCGGCCAGTGGATGGACGACGTGCGCGGCATCGCCCAGTGCCACCACGCGACCCGCCACGTAGTGACGGGCAAGCTGGCGACGCAGCGGGAATGCAGCGCGCGCTGACACCAGCCTCAGCTCACCCAGGCGCCCGCCGAAGGCACGCGTCAGCTCGCGGTTGAACACGGCCTCGTCCAGCTGCAGCACGCGCTCGGCGTCTGCATCCGGCAAGGTCCACACGATCGAACTGCGGTGTGCCGCCACCGGTAGCAGGGCCAATGGCCCCCCCGGCAGGAAGCGTTGCCATGCGGTGGCCTGGTTCGGCAGTTCGCTGTCGACGTACGCGACGACACCGCGCTGCTGGTAATCGTGCTGGTCCACCGTGATGCCGGCCAGCTGCCGCAGCGTGGATTCCGCTCCATCTGCCGCCACCGCCAGCGACGCCTCGATCCGGCGCCCATCATGCAGCCGAAGCCGCACGCCCTGCTCGTCCTGCTCCATGCCTTCCACGCGCGCAGGGCAATGCACCTCCACCCCCGCAGCAGGAAGCGCCGACCACAGGCGGTCCACCAGCAGTCCGTTCTCGACGATCCAGCCCAGTTCGCTGCGGCCAAAGCGGTCCGCGTCGAACAGCAGGTCGTCGCCGCCAGCGGCATCCCACACCTGCATGCGCCGGTACGGATGTGCGCGCCCACGGATGACCGACTCCCATACGCCCAGACGCTGCAGCAACTGCACGTTGTCCGCGGCGAAGGCAAACACGCGCAGATCCGGTTCGGTCGCCTGCCAGGGGGGCGGCTCACGCCCCTCGATCACGGCCACCGACAGGCCGACGTCGGCCAACGCCAGCGCGCAGGCGGCCCCTACGACGCCACCGCCGACGATCACCACATCGGTGCGGGGGCGGCGGCTCATGCGGCCTCCCCGCGGCACAGCCGGGGCACATCGCCACGGAAGCCCATCGCCCCCCCACCAACAGCGACTGCAACGAGGTCGCCTGCGTGGCCAGCAGGCCCAGGCTGCGCAATGGCCGCATCAGCGGTGCGTCGTTGCTGGTCAGACGGGCCAGCCCGCCGGAAAACGCAATGGTCTGCGCGCGGTCTTCCGCGCGACGCTGCGCATAGGACTGCAACAGCGCGTCACTGCCGGCGTCGCCGCCGTCTTCAAGCACCTCCGCCAGGGTCAGCGCATCGCGCAGGCCCAGGTTGAAGCCCTGCGCGCCGAGCGGGTGGATGGTCTGCGCAGCGTTACCGAGCAGCACGGCGCGTTCCCCCACCAGCGCGGCGGACAGGACCTGCCGCAGCGGATAAGCCGCCCGCGGACCGGACTCCAGCAGACGCCCGGCACGCCAGCCCACCGCCGCCTGCAGCCGTGCCAGCCAGGCCGCATCGTCCAGTGCCATGACCGCATCCGCATCGTCGCGCGCCACGCCATGGACCACGCCGAAATGGCGGTCACCGCGCGGCAACAGCGCGGTCGGGCCGGTATCGGTCAGCCGCTCCCACGCCGTGCCGTCCGGTGCGCGCTGGCTGCGCACGCGTGCAACAAACAGCGTCTGCTGGAAATCATGGTCTTCCGTGCCGATGCCCAACGCGGCGCGGACACCACTTGCGGTGCCGTCCGCACCCACGACAAGCCGCGCCAGCACTGTGTGTTCGCCGTCGTCATCCTGTACCCGCACCTGGCGATGGCCATCGACCACCTCGCCCAGCCCGAGGAAACGCGCCGGACGCCTGCGCACGAGCCCGGGCAGCTCCTGCAGCCGGGCCTCCAGCGCGTTGCCGAAATCACGCGCGACCACGACTTGGCCGAACCACGGCCGGCCATAGTCGGCCGCCGCCAGCTGCACGCGGCCGAAGTCCCCGGCGCGGCTGACATGGATGCGGGTGATCGGGCCCGGTGCGCTGCCCAGCTTCTGCATGACGCCCAGCGCGGTCAGCGCATTGACCGTGGCGGCGGCGAAGCTCAGGTTGCGCTGGTCGAATACCGTCGGCACTGCCGCTCCCGCACTGGCTTCCAGCAGGCAGGCACTGCGGCCGATCCGCTGCAGGGCAATGGCCAGGCTGGCACCCACCAGGCCGCCGCCGACGATCAGGACATCAACACGTTCGCTCATGGGTCAATGATACGCGTTCGGGTGGTGCCGCCGGCCGCTGGCCGGCCCCAGCGCCGGGGTGCCCATGCGGTCTAGAATGGGCCTCGTTCACCTTTCCGTGCGTGCCCTGCCATGACCCCCACCGTGCACCGCGCTCTTGCGCTGACCTGCCTCGTGCTGCTGATGGCCGCCACCCGGGTGAATCATTTTGCCGCCATCCCCGATGCGTCGTGGGCGGTCTTCTTCATCGGAGGCTTTTACCTGCGCAGCTGGACGCGCTGGGCCTTCCCCCTGCTGATGGGCTTGGCGGTGGTGGTGGACTGGCTGGTGATCCGCCGCCTCGGGCTGGATTTCTGGCAGCACTACTGCGTATCGCCCGGTTACTGGATGCTGCTGCCGGCGTACTTCGCCCTATGGGCCGGCGGCATGCTGCTGGAACGGGGTTACCAGGGCGCCACCTGGCCGGCGCTGGCCAAGACGATGCTGCTGGTGGTCGCCGCTGTCGCGGTCTGCCACCTGTTCGCGCAGGGCGGCTTCTACTGGACCACCCGCAACGTGGCCGAGCCGACGCTGGGCGGCTGGATGAAGAACTACGCTGACTGGTTCGGCCCCTACCTGGGTACCACCGCCCTGTATGTCGGCCTGGCTGCCGCCCTGCAGCTTGCGCTGGAACAGGTTGGCAAGCTGCGCCAGACCCAGCGCGACGTGCAGGGCTGAGGCGGCGATGGGCAATCGTCTGTCCCGCATCTATACCCGCACCGGCGATGACGGCAGCACCGGGCTCGGCGATGGCAGCCGGGTCGGCAAGGACGATGCGCGGGTTGCCGCCTTCGGCACGGTCGACGAAGCCAATTCCGCGCTGGGCGTCCTGCTGGCTGTGCCGCTGCCGACCGAAGTGCAGTCGCTTCTGGTCCGCCTGCAGCACCAGTTGTTCGACCTCGGCGGCGAGCTCTGCATCCCCGGCCATGCCGCGATCACCGACGACGACGTCACCGCGCTCGAGCAGCAGTTGGATCACTTCAACGCCGACCTGCCGGTGCTGAAGGAGTTCATCCTGCCGGCCGGCGGGGAAGCGGCCGCACGCTGCCACCTGGCACGCACCATCGTGCGCCGGGCCGAGCGCGAGACCGTGGCCTTGTCCCGCCACGAGACCGTCAGACCCCAGGCGCTGCAGTACCTCAACCGGCTCTCCGACCTGCTGTTCGTGATGGCCCGTGTACTGGCCCGTGCCGATGGCCACGGCGAAGTGCTCTGGCAGCACGCGCGTCGCCACGCCTGACTCCACCCGGACCCCTTCGCCCATGCTGGTTTTCACCCACCCTTCCTGCCTGCAGCACGACCCCGGTGCGGACCATCCCGAATCCCCCCAGCGACTGCGCGTGGTGCTGGACGCCCTGCGCAGCGCGTTCCCCGACCAGCTCGATTGGCGCGAAGCGCCGACGGCCAAGCGCGGCGATCTTGCCCGGGTACATGACAGCAGCCTGATCGATCTGGTGCTGCAGCCGCAGACCGCCGATCTGCGCCAGATCGACCTGGATACGCGCACCTCGCCCGGCTCGGCCGCTGCCGCGCTGCATGCCGCCGGGGCCGGCGTGGCGGCGGTGGATGCGGTGATGCGCGGCGAAGACACGCTGGCCTTCTGCGCGGTACGCCCACCGGGCCACCACGCTACCGCCACGACGGCGATGGGCTTCTGCCTGCTCAACAACATTGCCGTCGCCGCAGCCCATGCGCGTGACCGCCATGGCCTGGAACGCATCGCGGTCGTCGATTTCGACGTGCACCACGGCAACGGCACCCAGGACATCTTCCAGCTTGATCCGCGGGTGGCTTACTACAGCACCCACCAGGCCGGCCTGTTTCCCGAATCCGGCCTGCGCCGCGACCGTGGCGCCGGCAACCTGTTGAACATCCTGCTGCCCCCGGGTAGCGGCAGCCTGCGCTTCCGCAATGTCTGGGTCGAAGAGATGCTGCCGGCCATTGACGATTTCCGCCCACAGCTGGTCCTGGTCTCGGCCGGTTTCGATGCCCACCTGCGCGATCCACAGGCCGACCTGATGCTGGAAGCCGAGGATTTTGCCTGGATCACCACCGAGCTTCATGCGCTGGCGCGCCGCCATGCGGCCGGCCGCCTGGTGTCGATGCTGGAAGGCGGCTACGACCTGCAGGCCCTGGCCGAGTCCAGCGTGGCCCATGTCGGCAGCCTGTTGGACGGTGCCGGAGCGGCCGGCCGATGAACCCGAGCCGCCGATCATGAGTCGCCTTCATTGCCCCTATGCAAGGGATGGGGCAAGCTACGGATCGTTTTCGCCTGAACCATCACGCGTGCGCAAAGCTCTCCGCCTGCTGCCTCTCCCCCTCGGCATCGCCTTGTGCCTGCCGGCATTTGCCGATGACAAGCCACCGAACTGGGGGCTTTGCCCTGCGTCCGACGCGCTGCCCGCCTTTGGCGACGCGCCGCCGGCGGACAAGGCTGCCTCCGAAACCCGTACCGAACAGCCCACCGACATCGAAGGTGACGAGCTGTCCGGCACCTCGACGGTGCCGCAGTACGAGGGCAACGTCGCGCTGAAGCGCGGCGACCAGTTCCTCGGCACCGACCACCTGAGCTTCGATACCGAAACCGGCAATTACGTCGCCGAAGGTAACGTGCGCTACCAGGATTCCTCGATCCGGATGGTCGCCAAGCGCGCCGAAGGCAACCAGGAAGCCGACACCCACAAGATTTCTGACATCCAGTACCAACTGGTGTCACGCCGTGGCAACGGTGGCGCTGAATCGGTGGACCTGCAGGGTGCGGTCGGGCAGATGCATCGCTCCACCTACACCACCTGCGATCCCTCCCAGCCCATCTGGAAGCTGTCGGCGCCGCAGATCGAAGTGGACAACGATGCGGGCTTCGGTACCGCGCGCAATGCCGTGCTGCGCATCGGCAAGGTGCCGGTGCTGTGGGCACCGTACTTCAAGTTCCCGATCGATGACCGTCGACAGACCGGCCTGCTGTACCCGGAGCTCGGCCTGTCCGGGCGCAACGGCTTCGATTATGCGCAGCCGATCTACTTCAACCTGGCGCCGAACTACGACGACACCCTGACCCCGCGCTACATGAGCAAGCGCGGCCTGATGGTGGACAACGAGTTCCGCTACCTCTACGAAGGTGGCCGCGGCGAGCTGCGGACGGCCTACCTGCCCAACGACAAGCTGCGCGACAAGGACCGGGGCCGGGTCGAGTATTCCGGTTACCACAACTTCAACGCCAACTGGCAGGCACGCGCCGGGCTGGCCTGGGTCAGCGACGAACGCTACCTGGAAGACTTCGCCAACAGGCTGCTGGGCGTGACCGCGTCCAACCTGCAGAGCCAGGCCGGCATCTACGGCACCGGTGAAAACTGGACCGCCGGCCTGATGGCCGACTACTGGCAGTTGACCGATTACACGCTGACCGAAGAGTCGCTGCCCTACAACCGGCAGCCGCGCCTGTTCGGTACCTGGGAGCAGCCGATCCTGCCATGGCTGGAAGTGGGTGTGTACGCCGAAGCCGTGCGCTTCGACCGCGATGACATCAACTACAAGTTCGGCCCGGAGCAGGAATACGAGCGCAACGGCCTGAGCAAGCAGTCGTTCGGCGGCTCGCGGTTGGACATCAAACCGTATGTCACCATGCCGATCAGCGGTGCGGCCTGGTATGTCACCCCCACCCTGGCATGGCGCTATACCGGCTATGACCTGGAGCAGGGCCTGGCCGACCAGATCCGGGCCACCAACCTGGCCGATGCGGGCATCACCAACCCGACGCCGGATCAGCTGCGTGGCAACACCTCGCCGAACCGCAGCGTGCCGATCGCCAGCCTGGACGCGGGCATGTTCTTCGACCGCGAGACGACGATCGGCGACAAGCCGTACCTGCATACGCTGGAGCCGCGCCTGTTCTATCTGCGCACGCCCTACCGCGACCAGAGCGAGCTGCCGGTCTTCGATACCCGTGACTTCACCTTCAGCTGGGGCCAGTTGTTCCGCGATTCGCGCTATACCGGCGCCGACCGCCAGAACGATGCCAACCAGCTGACCATGGCCCTGAGCACGCGCTTCATCGACCAGACCAGCGGCCGCGAGCGCTTCTCGGCCAGCATCGGCCAGATCCTGTACTTCGACGATTCGCGCGTCACGCTGCCCAGCAGCCCCACGCCGGTGGAGCAGGGCAAGTCCGCATGGATCGCCGACACCAACTACATGATCAACGACCGCTGGAATCTGGGCGCCACCTACCAGTGGGATCCCAAGAACAAGCGCGAAGACCTGGCCAGCGTGCGTGCTCGCTACCTGATGTCCAACGACGGCATCGTCAACCTGACCTACCGTCATCGCATCAACCCGGATGGCAGCAACCTGCTCAAGCAGGGCGATCTGTCGTTCCTGTACCCGATCAATCCGCGCTGGAGCGTGGTGGGCCGGTATTACTATTCCATCGAAGACAGCAAGCCACTGGAAATCATCGGTGGCGTGCAGTGGGACAGCTGCTGCCTGGCCGTGCGTGCACTGGCCCGTCGCTACGTCCGCAATCGCGAAGGCGAACTCAATACCTCCTTCCAGCTCGAGTTCGTGCTGAAGGGCCTGAGCTCGCTGGGCCAGAACACGGACCGCACCTTGCGCCGTGCTATCCTCGGCTATAACCGCGACGACCTCTATCTCGTGCCCCCCAGCACCACCGGCGCGACCCGCGACGACTACGATCCGAATCTGATCCCATGACCAAAACCCTTCCCGTCCTACTCGCCTCCCTGCTGGCGGTGTCCACTGCGTCCGTGCCTTTCCAGGTACTGGCCCAGCAGACCCAGGCACTGGATCGCATCGCCGCCGTCGTCGATGAAGACGTCATCCTGCAGAGCGAACTGGACCGCGCACTGGCCAACATCAAGACCCAGTACGCCGGTCGCGAGAACCAGCTGCCGCCGGACGATGTGCTGAGCCGGCAGGTGCTGGAGCGGCTGGTGCTGGTCAAGCTGCAGGTGACGCGCGCTGAGGGCAGCGGCATCCGGGTATCGGACCAGGAACTCAACCAGGCCGTCGACTCGATCGCCCAGCAGAACGGTGGCACGGTCGAGCAGCTGCGCTCGCGCCTGGCTGCTGACAACATCGATTACGACGAGTTCCGCCGTTCGGTGCGTGACGAGATCATCGTCCAGCGCCTGCGCCAGAGCTATGCCCAGAGCCGCATCAGCGTCAGCGAAGGCGAAGTGGACGCAGCGCTCAAGCAGCAGGCCGTGGCCGGTACCCAGTACCACCTGGCGCACATCCTCATCGCGACCCCGGACGGTGCCGATGCCAACCAGATCGCCACCGGCCAGCAGAAGGCCGACGGCGTGAAGTCGTTGCTCGACAAGGGTGAGCTGGACTTCAACGCGGCGGCCGTCCGGTATTCGGACAGCCCCAATGCGCTGGAGGGCGGCGACCTCGGCTGGCGCTCGATGGACGAAATTCCGCAGGCCTTCCTGCAGGTGATGCAGGGCATGAAGGCCGGCGACGTGGTCGGCCCCCTGCGCGGCCCGAGCGGCTTCCAGCT from Stenotrophomonas sp. 169 includes the following:
- a CDS encoding nucleoside deaminase, yielding MLYAQVHLTLPAWIHDQIDLDQRYPGDEAKVALAITLSRLNVDHASGGPFGAVVFGPDDKVIAAGVNRVMPHNTSLAHAENMAYMLAQQRLQTPRLNDVLSPIMLATSSQPCCQCYGATVWAGIDRLLIGASAADVEELTPFDEGPLPADWVGELNKRGIEVVQGLNRDDARDVLRAYGEADGARY
- the rlmM gene encoding 23S rRNA (cytidine(2498)-2'-O)-methyltransferase RlmM yields the protein MAHATEAGNTAPGVGLLCLCRQGFEPELAAELSARAGEFGFAGYARTQRNDGYVLFMCDEAAALSRMLSWRELIFARQKLVVLAELPQLDAADRITPMLAVLGDAPRFGDLWVEHPDSDAGKPLSGLSRAFANALRPALRKAGKLTDKPNEKLPRLHVVFVDGTHAFVCTASPADSAPWALGIPRLKLLPDAPSRSALKLEEALLTLLTPEEREALMKPGMRAADLGAAPGGWTWVLTRQHLKVLSIDNGPLRQHVLDTGLVEHLRADGFHWQPEQSLDWMVCDMVEQPRRVAERMATWFREGWCKHAIFNLKLPMKKRWDETRLCLDLFEQQAGKSLVVRAKQLYHDREEITVLASPLR
- a CDS encoding EF-hand domain-containing protein; its protein translation is MNSRTLILLCLLAAHPALAQSNRPAPAESQPLRDESGVVRAQPLAAGRVTGSVDIAVPLGETPVTVRSVTPASASGQYRIHFAHLDVDGDGFISREEAQANPSLADEFISLDVKRRGKLDRDDLAGWLLD
- a CDS encoding UbiH/UbiF family hydroxylase, translated to MIVGGGVVGAACALALADVGLSVAVIEGREPPPWQATEPDLRVFAFAADNVQLLQRLGVWESVIRGRAHPYRRMQVWDAAGGDDLLFDADRFGRSELGWIVENGLLVDRLWSALPAAGVEVHCPARVEGMEQDEQGVRLRLHDGRRIEASLAVAADGAESTLRQLAGITVDQHDYQQRGVVAYVDSELPNQATAWQRFLPGGPLALLPVAAHRSSIVWTLPDADAERVLQLDEAVFNRELTRAFGGRLGELRLVSARAAFPLRRQLARHYVAGRVVALGDAAHVVHPLAGQGVNLGLRDVAALQRWLAPSVQRRGQPQLSPQRLQRWARERRSDNTVAAYSFDGINRMFSNDELHLTLARGRVLGCTGKLSPLLQLFWKRAAGI
- a CDS encoding cob(I)yrinic acid a,c-diamide adenosyltransferase — its product is MGNRLSRIYTRTGDDGSTGLGDGSRVGKDDARVAAFGTVDEANSALGVLLAVPLPTEVQSLLVRLQHQLFDLGGELCIPGHAAITDDDVTALEQQLDHFNADLPVLKEFILPAGGEAAARCHLARTIVRRAERETVALSRHETVRPQALQYLNRLSDLLFVMARVLARADGHGEVLWQHARRHA
- a CDS encoding histone deacetylase family protein encodes the protein MLVFTHPSCLQHDPGADHPESPQRLRVVLDALRSAFPDQLDWREAPTAKRGDLARVHDSSLIDLVLQPQTADLRQIDLDTRTSPGSAAAALHAAGAGVAAVDAVMRGEDTLAFCAVRPPGHHATATTAMGFCLLNNIAVAAAHARDRHGLERIAVVDFDVHHGNGTQDIFQLDPRVAYYSTHQAGLFPESGLRRDRGAGNLLNILLPPGSGSLRFRNVWVEEMLPAIDDFRPQLVLVSAGFDAHLRDPQADLMLEAEDFAWITTELHALARRHAAGRLVSMLEGGYDLQALAESSVAHVGSLLDGAGAAGR
- the lptD gene encoding LPS-assembly protein LptD; the encoded protein is MRKALRLLPLPLGIALCLPAFADDKPPNWGLCPASDALPAFGDAPPADKAASETRTEQPTDIEGDELSGTSTVPQYEGNVALKRGDQFLGTDHLSFDTETGNYVAEGNVRYQDSSIRMVAKRAEGNQEADTHKISDIQYQLVSRRGNGGAESVDLQGAVGQMHRSTYTTCDPSQPIWKLSAPQIEVDNDAGFGTARNAVLRIGKVPVLWAPYFKFPIDDRRQTGLLYPELGLSGRNGFDYAQPIYFNLAPNYDDTLTPRYMSKRGLMVDNEFRYLYEGGRGELRTAYLPNDKLRDKDRGRVEYSGYHNFNANWQARAGLAWVSDERYLEDFANRLLGVTASNLQSQAGIYGTGENWTAGLMADYWQLTDYTLTEESLPYNRQPRLFGTWEQPILPWLEVGVYAEAVRFDRDDINYKFGPEQEYERNGLSKQSFGGSRLDIKPYVTMPISGAAWYVTPTLAWRYTGYDLEQGLADQIRATNLADAGITNPTPDQLRGNTSPNRSVPIASLDAGMFFDRETTIGDKPYLHTLEPRLFYLRTPYRDQSELPVFDTRDFTFSWGQLFRDSRYTGADRQNDANQLTMALSTRFIDQTSGRERFSASIGQILYFDDSRVTLPSSPTPVEQGKSAWIADTNYMINDRWNLGATYQWDPKNKREDLASVRARYLMSNDGIVNLTYRHRINPDGSNLLKQGDLSFLYPINPRWSVVGRYYYSIEDSKPLEIIGGVQWDSCCLAVRALARRYVRNREGELNTSFQLEFVLKGLSSLGQNTDRTLRRAILGYNRDDLYLVPPSTTGATRDDYDPNLIP
- a CDS encoding peptidylprolyl isomerase — encoded protein: MTKTLPVLLASLLAVSTASVPFQVLAQQTQALDRIAAVVDEDVILQSELDRALANIKTQYAGRENQLPPDDVLSRQVLERLVLVKLQVTRAEGSGIRVSDQELNQAVDSIAQQNGGTVEQLRSRLAADNIDYDEFRRSVRDEIIVQRLRQSYAQSRISVSEGEVDAALKQQAVAGTQYHLAHILIATPDGADANQIATGQQKADGVKSLLDKGELDFNAAAVRYSDSPNALEGGDLGWRSMDEIPQAFLQVMQGMKAGDVVGPLRGPSGFQLLKLVEVRDANAGGATGQTVTEYQARHILVRVTDQQNDAAAKAKIDTLRARIVGGADFQAVAREASEDNNSRGQGGDLGWFPVDAFGPDFGRQVEGVADGGISAAFRTDAGWHIVQRVGTRQTDVGVDNQRAQIRETIGRRKLEEEYNRFLSELRGEAYVSFRSGDRAESTATPPQS